GCTTCATCCCGACCTTGCGCCCGGTCGCGCCGGTGTAGTCGCGCACGGCCTCGAGCATCAGCAGCGTCACCGGCAGCGTCGCGGCCGGGTTCACCTTGCCGGTGGAGGTCTTGATGAAGTCGGCCCCGGCCAGCATGGCCAGCCAGGAGGCCCGGCGCACGTTGTCGTAGGTCGCCAGCTCGCCGGTCTCCAGGATCACCTTCAGGTGGGCGGGCCCGCAGGCCGCCTTCACCGCGGCGATCTCGTCGAAGACCTCGGCGAAGTGCCCGGACAGGAAGGCGCCGCGGTCGATCACCATGTCGATCTCGTCGGCTCCGGCGGCGACCGCGAAGGCGGTGTCGGCCAGCTTCACCTCGAGGCTCGCCCGCCCGGACGGGAAGGCGGTGGCCACCGAGGCCACACGGATGCCGGTTCCCGCCAGCTGCTCCTTGGCCACGGCGACCATGTCCGGGTACACGCATACCGCGGCGGTGGAGGGGCAGGCGGGGTCGGCCGGATCGGGGCGGCGGGCCTTCGCGCACAGCGACCGGACCTTGCCGGCCGTGTCCGCGCCCTCCAGCGTGGTCAGGTCGATCATCCGGATCGCCAGGTCGATGCCCGCGGCTTTCGCCGTGGTCTTGATCGACCGGGTGCCGAGCCGGGCGGCGCGGGCCTCGAGGCCCACCTTGTCCACCCCGGGCAGGCCGAGCAGGAAGCGGCGCAGGGTCGCCGGGGTCGCCGCCGCCCCGCTGGGGTCGGCGACCGGCGAGCGGCCGTGCCGGTCGGCCCCGCTCGGATCGGGTTCTGCGTGCGGCTGCGTCGCCGCCTGGATGGTGCTCACGCCTCCCACAGTAAACGTTCTCCGAGCGTGCCGTGCACCCCCCTGGGGGCCGAGGACGCGGCCGTTGCCGAACCGTCGCCGAGGGCCGCATGGACCCGCGGTGCCCGGGTGGGGCAGAATCCAGATCATGACATCCCCTGCCACTTCGCCGGGATCGGCCGAGAAACCCACGGTCTACCGCGGTGTGGGCGCGCTGATCGGCGGCGCGCTCGTGACCCTGTTCTGCCTCGGCGGGGCGATCGACCTGCTCGTCGAGGAGGGCGGCGCGGACCTGGTCGGCGCGGCCGTGCTGGTCCTGGTGGCCGTGCTGGCCTTCGCCTTCGGCGTCTACCCGGCCGCCTTCGCGCGCGAGGACGGGCTGGTGGTGCGCAACCCGCTGCGCACGATCACGGTGCCGTGGCCCGCGGTGACCAAGCTGGTCGCGCGGCTCTCCTTCGAGGTGCACACCGAGCAGTCCCGCTACACCGTGTGGGCCGTGCCGGTCTCGCTGCGCGATCGGCGCAAGGCCGAGCGGGCCCGGCTGCGCGAGCGCGTGCGCAACGAGCGCGAGCTGTCCAGGGGCCGGCGCAACGCGAGCTACGGCGTGGACCAGGGTCCGCCCCGCCGCGGCGGCGGGTTCGAGGATGTCGAGAAGCTCTCGTTCGCCGACCAGGCGGTGACCGAGATGAACGAGCGCATCGAGCGCCACCGCGAGCTGGAGAAGAACCGGCCCGGCGCGCAGCCGGCCGCCGCCGCCCGCCCGAGCCTGGTCACGCTCGTGCCGCTGGCCGCCGCGGTCGTCTTCCTCATCGTCGCGGCGATCGTGCGCTGA
This genomic window from Actinospica robiniae DSM 44927 contains:
- a CDS encoding PH domain-containing protein yields the protein MTSPATSPGSAEKPTVYRGVGALIGGALVTLFCLGGAIDLLVEEGGADLVGAAVLVLVAVLAFAFGVYPAAFAREDGLVVRNPLRTITVPWPAVTKLVARLSFEVHTEQSRYTVWAVPVSLRDRRKAERARLRERVRNERELSRGRRNASYGVDQGPPRRGGGFEDVEKLSFADQAVTEMNERIERHRELEKNRPGAQPAAAARPSLVTLVPLAAAVVFLIVAAIVR
- the deoC gene encoding deoxyribose-phosphate aldolase, encoding MRRFLLGLPGVDKVGLEARAARLGTRSIKTTAKAAGIDLAIRMIDLTTLEGADTAGKVRSLCAKARRPDPADPACPSTAAVCVYPDMVAVAKEQLAGTGIRVASVATAFPSGRASLEVKLADTAFAVAAGADEIDMVIDRGAFLSGHFAEVFDEIAAVKAACGPAHLKVILETGELATYDNVRRASWLAMLAGADFIKTSTGKVNPAATLPVTLLMLEAVRDYTGATGRKVGMKPAGGIRTSKDALKYLVTVNETLGEGWLDPDWFRFGASSLLNDLLLQRQKLSSGRYSGPNYVTVD